Within Sorangiineae bacterium MSr11367, the genomic segment ACCGTGAAGATGGTGTCGCTTCGCTGCCCGTAGGGCAACGGCCGCCGTCCCACGTTGGTGACTCCAATCCCAAGTGTGCCGCGCACCTCTTTGTTTGCGATGCGGAAGGGCATGGGGGCAAACAGGGCCGTATCGCTGCGGACGACCACGTCGGGCACGTACGGCACGAGCAAATGCGTATCGTCGAAGGTCGACTTGACGAACGTCACGTTGAACGACTCGTCGAAAAAGCTGCCCGTGGCCCGCAGCGCACCCACCCAGCCCGTGCGCGTCGTCCCGCCGCCGAGAACATTGCGGCCGGCGGTTTCGCTGAAGATCAAATCGCGGTCGACCTTCGTTTGAAAGAAGATCGAACGCGCGACGATTTCGACTTTGCTGATCTCGCGCGCAAACTGCACGCCGCCTTCGTACGCGAGAATGTCCGCGAAGGGCGTGCGCGCGTCCTGCGTAATGTAGTTAGGGTCGATCGACCGCACCCCCTTGCCGATGCTGCCGGAAAACGTGAATCCCGCAAAGGGCCCCAACAAGAGCGAGCCGCGGGGCATGACCGCGGTGCTGGCGGTGGTGGTGCGCTGGACGGGCTCGCGGTAGCGACCGAAGTCCTGTTGCGAGAGGCAGCTCGCATCCCCTGGCGGATTGTCCCGCGTGGGATGCGCAATGCTGTCGACCGCGCAATTATTGAGCACGTTGTACGTGAACAGATCGGCCCGGGCGCCACCGCGCAAGGTGATCCACTTGTTCGCGCGCAGATTCAAATCGCCATAGAGACCGAGATCGGTCATCGTCGAATCGAGATCGCTGTCGACGTGGTAGGGCACCTGCGTCGCATTCTCGATGCGGTGTTGCGTGCCCGATACCCGATCGGCCCGCGCGAAATAGCCGAATTCGGCCTCCTGCGTCTCCCCGAGCACCTTTTGCCGCGAGCGCCCGAAGCCTTTGAGGCCCAAGGTCGTCGACGTCATGTTCATGTCGATGAGATCGCCCCGCTGGCCGTGCGGATTCTGCAAGGGCGTCTGCGTATCGAGCAGAAAGCCGGTGAAGTTCTCGCGAATGCGCTGGGTGCGCGCGATGACGTAGGCCTGCTGCCGGAAAAAGGCATTTCCGGTGCGCGTCTCCAAATCGGCGGCGATAGAATAGCGCGAGCTGTTGCCGCCTTGATTGAAGTCGTACGTATCGAAGAATTGTTTTCGCCCGGCGTCCACGTCGTCCTGACGGAGCACGCCCGCGGAGTGGTAGTCGATGGCGAATGCCTGGCCGGTGATGCGATAGGTTCCGCGCTCGCCGATGTGGCCCTCGTATTGGCCCATCACGCTGCCGCGCCGCGCATCGCGGTTTTGGCCGAAGCCGTCCGTCTTGAAGAGCTCCCCGGCGCCGAAGGTGTGCGTCGTCTCGCCCTGCGGGCCCCACAAGAGGAGCATGCGCTGCGTGTTGAACGAACCGTGCGTGTACTTTGCAGTGAATCCGCGCTCGCGCAGCCCGAGCTCGTAGTCGGCGCTGCCGGCCACGGCGAAGTTTCCCTGCCGCGGATCGAAGGGGCCTTCGACCACGCGCAGCGATTCGACCACCTCGGGCAGAATGAAATGCGTGTCCGCGTAGCCGTTCCCGTGGGGATGCCCTACGTCGTTGATGGGGACACCGCCCACCGTAAACTCGACGTCCTGCCCCTCGCGTGCGTCGAAGCCGCGGAGGAACACTTGCTCGGCGTGGCCTTCGCCGCCGTCGTTCGTGAGCAGAATGCCCGGCGCGAGCTTGAGCATTTCCGCGGCATTTTTGCGGGGAACATTGGCAAGCTGGCCGACGCGGATGTTGAAGTCCGACGCACCGCGCGTCGGCGGCCGCGTGTGACCGATGATGGTCACCGTGTGGGGATCGGTCTCCGATGCGGCGGCGGGGGCACCTGCGGGCGCCGGTGCGGGCGCGGAAGGTGCTGCGGCTTCCGTACCGATGGCGCGTGCCCCGGGGCTCGGTGCCTCCTCGACGGTGTTCGACGGTGCGAGGCGGGGCGCGGGCGGCGAAGGCACCGAATCGTGCGGCGGATCCTCGGGCGGGGCGAAGTGGAAGGGGATGCGAACCTTGGCGGCGACGGGCGTGCCATTGCGCTGGGCCGGCTCGAACGTCCACTGCCAGGCCGCACGCACGGCCGCGTCGTCGAGCAGCTTGCCGGCGGAATCGAGCACCTCCACGGCCTGCACATGCCCTTCGGCGTCGATGGTGACGCCGAGCACGACCTCACCGTGTTGCTTGTTGGCCTCGCGCGGGTAGGTCGCATCCACACGGGACACGGGCCGGGGAGGAACCACGCCCTTTGGCTGCGCGAACGCCGGCTGCGCAACGACGGAAAGGGCGGCCACGGCCGCGAGGGCCAGGTGCTTGGCAGCATGGAGATGACGCGAATGACACACCGAGGTTCGCCGACAGGTATAACAAGTTCATATCGAGATCAAGTTGCAAGAACGTGCACACACGGTGAAAACGCGCCGCCGTCGAGGGCTGCGCGTTTTACCGAGTGGTCCCGGAGAATCCTCAACGCGCGTTAAGGCGCGTCGCGCCGCGCGATCGGGCGGATGGCCGCCGAGGGGACCCAGGCATGGAGACGGCCCCATTGGATCTCGGTCGTGCCGGTGCTCACCCCGAGGGTGCGCACGCGGGCCCCTTCCGGCAGCGGATTTGCATTGGGAAGCGCGATCCCGCGTTCGTCGAGGGGGCGCGCGTTCGGATTGACCACCACGCCCTCGCGCAGGTTGAGGCGGTTGTCGCGCGCGGCCCAGGCCATCACGGCGAGTGCAACGCACAGCGGCGCCGACACGGCGAACGCGGTGGTGCCGCTGATCTTCATGCGGCGCCGTTTGGCCTCGGCCCGCACGAAGAGACCGATGCCCGCCACCAGCGAGGTGAGCGCCGCGGCGATGGCCCACGTATCCTCGGAGGCGAGGCGCACGAGGGTCTCACCCACGGAAGGATTGGGCTCGACCTCCGTGCCGGTGCCGCTGCGTGCACGGCGGCGTGCCACCTCGGTGCGGATGGCTCCGAGGGCGGCCGTGGCATCGCGCTCGAGCGGCTTGTTGCGCGCGAGCGAGCGCGCCTCCTCGAAGCCGTGGGCCGCGCGCCCGAGATCTCCCGGTTGCTCGGCGCCCATGCGCACGCGCTCGGCGTAGGCCAGGCCGCGGTCGAAGCTGACGTTCTCGTCCACCATGCCGCGATCGGCGAGCGACTCGAAAAGCGCGATGGCATCGCCCGGGCGGCCGCCGGCCAGCGCTGCGGTCGCGCGGCCCAGGACGGCGTCCGGCGCGTCGACTTCGGCCGGCGGCGCCTCTCCCGCGTACGCGCTTCCCGCGAGCGCGGACGCCAGGACGAATGCGACTATCCTCTTTTCAGTTTGGAGATGCATTCCTGGGCGGCCTTCCAGCGTTCGCGGGAGACGGCAATATCACTTCCAGTTGGCGCAAATCGAGCGGCTTCGCACGCGGCGAGCAGCTCTTCGATCGATTGCGCCACGGGCTCGGCCACTCCATGCTCGATCAACGCCGTCGCGATCTGGCGCGTGGCCATCGCGCGCACGTTCACGTTGGCCTTCACGATGATCGCTTGCTCGAGCGCGCGCGCAATGGCCGCATCGGCCGCCCGCGCATCGGTGCCGGCACCTGCCGCGTCGGCCTCTTGCAGCCGTTGCTTGAGCAGCGTGTCCGGCGAGCCGTTGCGCGTTCGGATGCGCTCCTTGAGGCGGCGCCCTGCGACGCGCCCTCCGGCGAACACCACGAACGAAAGCGACGGCGCCGCCAGCGCGAACCAAAAGCCGCGCATGTCGGTGAGGTGTCCGTGCGGCACCGCCTCCGGTGCGCGATCGAGGCGTAGGGGCGGCAGGTTGGGCAGAGGATCCGCGGCGCTGGCAACATGGCTATCCGCAGCCCCTCCCGCTTTCACCACGACGGAACCCAGCGAGGCGCGCGCCACGTCGTAGGCCCTCGTATCGGGGTTGTAAAAAGGGATGGCCACGTCGCCGAGCTCGATGGTGCCTTCGCGCGTGAGGCGGACCACGAAGTTGAACGTCCGCTTGCCGCCGTAGCGATCGTTCTGCTGCGGGCCCATTTGCTCTTTGACGTCGGGCGCGAGCCATTCGACGCCCTGGCGCGCCGCCGGGACGATGCTCGCGGGCAAGTTGCCCGTGCCGGAGAGCTCCAAGGTGACGCTGGCCACGCCGCCGTGGGCGATCTCACGCGGTTCGACGTTGCCCGATAGCTCGAATTGGCCGACGTCGCCGATGGCGTAGCCGGGCGGCCGCCCGTTCACCGGGGGCTCGGCGACGTGCACCGTGAGGGTCTCGCTTTCGCGCTTGTCGGTGACGCCGCCGGTGGACTTGGCGATACCGAGACTCATGGGCCCTATTTTGAGCTCGCCGGCCTTGAGCGGAAAGAGCGCCATCTTGCGAATCAGGCGCACCGCCCAAATATGGTCGCCGATGCGCGTGTTACCGACGATCTTCGGGTTGGGGCTCTCCTCCATCAGCGGTTTGCGAAGAAAATCGCTGGTGGTGACGTCGTGCACGTCGTTGAACTCGAGCTCGCGGTTCAATCCGAGGTCGATGTATTGGTAAATCGACAAGGTGACCTGCTCGCCAATGACGGCGTTGCCCTTGTCGATGCCCGCATGCAAAAAGGTGCCGCGTGCACGTGCCGCGGGCAGGGCGTACTTCGGATCGGTGGGGATCTCGAAGGTGCTGCGCGGCTGGCGCGCGCTGTCGTCGGGATCGCCGAACGGATTGCCGAACAGGCCGCGAAAGCCGCTGAACGGATCGGGCAAGTTGCCAAAGGGATCTTGCCCTCGCCGTTGTTGACGCGGCGGTGCCTGCCCCGGGAGCACGACGCGCACGGTGATGGGGGTCGCGCGGTACGTGACGTCGCCCACCGTGATGGAGGGCGTGAGCTTCGCCGCACCGACTTTGACCGCGCTGAGGCGGAAGGTGACGTTCACGCCCTGCTTTTGCACCATCACGCCGTTGCGGAGGTTCATCTCATGGAAGGTGCCGATGCTCGGGCGCCCCAGCTGCGCGACGTGTGGGTCTTCGCTGAGCTTTACGCCGGAGACCTCACCCTGGGCGATGGCCTTGAGGTGGACTTCGAAGTCGTCGCCCACGCCCACGACATCATCGTCCACCGACGCCTGCAGCTCCGGCGGCGCCGCCGCGAAGGCGGCGACGGGCCACGTCACGGTGCCGAGGATGGGGAGCGCGAGCAGAACAAACAGCAGAAATCGCGGTCTCATTTGTCCTCCATGCCGCCCCGCATGCGTGCACGACGCGGGATCTTCTTGGCGGCTTCCTGTTGGACAGTGGGAGCTTTTTCGAGTTGGTCGAGGATCCTGTCGTCCTGATCCTGGTTGCTCGGCGGGGGAGGGGCGCCTGCGTCCGGCGGTTGCGGTGGCGGATTGGGCGATGCGTCTGGGCCGCCGCTGTCGCCGCCGCCACCATCGTTTCCTTGGTTCGGGTTGCCGCTGTCGCCGCCGCCGTCTTTGCCGCTGTCGCCGCCGCCATCGGGCGGTCCAGAGTCCGGCGGGCCGGAGTCCGGCGGGTTGTTTCCGCCGTCGGGGTCCTTGGAGTCTCCGCTGTCGCCGCCGCCATCGGGCGGGCCGGAGTCTTTCTTGTCTTCGATGCGCCGCAGCGCAATGGCTCGGTTCCACGCGGCGTCGCGACCGACGGGATCGCCGGCATCGACCTGCCCGGGGGCGAGCGTGAGCGCTTGGTTGTAGGCGGTCACGGCCCCTTCGTAACGCCCGCCGAGGAAGAGCAGATTCCCTTCGAGGTAGCGAGCGCGCGCGCGCAGGTCGATGGGCGCCGTCTCATCCTCCGCGACGGCGCGCACGATGCGGAGTGCGCAATCGATCTGGGCATCGCGCTGCGGCGAGGGCTTTCCTCCGTCGGCTTCCTCGTCGCCAAAGCGTCCGCCGAAGGCCTCGCCGATGTGAAACAGCGAGAGCCCCAGGTCGAACGAACCATTGGGCCGTTGCTTCAAGAAGGTCGGGGTGCCGATGTTGCCCGACTCGCACTGGCCCGTGGACAGGTACTCCTGCAAGGTCGAGGCGGCCGCCGAGGCATCGCCCGCATCGAGCGCCGAAATGGCCTCGCGCACGGCAGGTGCCTCGCGTTCGAACGGCTTCGTCGGATCCCACGAGCACGCCACGACGAACGACGCCCCGGCCAGCGCCAGAAAAATGGCCCTATGCGCGCGCACGGTTCGCCCCCTTTCGTGCATTCGTGAGGGCCGGCGCGCCCTTGAGCACGGCGACCTTCTGCCGCGGCGCCTCTGGAATCAGCGCCTCGAGAATGAGCAGGAGCAACGCCAGCGCCAGCGGCCACGCATATTGCTCCTCGCCGACGATCTGAATCTTCTCCGAGAGCTCCTCTTTCATCATGCGCGACAGACCCGCGGCAATCGTGTCGATGCCCGTCTCCCCCTTGTCCGAGCGCACGATGTTGCCGTTCGTCTCCTTCGCGATGCCCGCGAGCTGCGACTCGCCCTCGGCGCTCAGCTCGGTGGTGAGCGGCTTGCCCGCGGCGTCGCGGCGGATGCCCGTGATCTTGCCGTCCACCACCTCGGGGATCACCTCCGGTGCGCGCCCGCCGATCTGCACCACGTCGATGCGCGTGCCCTCTTTGGCGGCCTCGCGCGCCACGTTCAGCGGATCGCCCTCCAAGTCTTCGCCGTCGGTGATGAGAACGATGACCCGCACGTGGTCCTTCGACTTGGGATCGCTCGCCAGCGTGTCCCGCGCTTTTTCCAGCGCCTTCGCGATGGCCGTGCCGCCGACGGGCATGTCGTTCGGCTCGAGCTGCCGGAAAAACTGCGCGATGGCCGCACCGTCGCTGGTCAGCGGGAAGTTCATCGGCTCGCCCGCGAAGGCCACCGCACCGAAGCGCGCGCCTTTGAGCTTGCGAATCAACTCGCTCACCTCGGCCTTGGCGCGCGCGATGCGGCTCGGCAAAATGTCGCGGGCGTACATGCTCTTCGAATAGTCGAGCACCACCACCACATCGAGGTTCGTCGCCGGCAGCACGCGCTGCCCCGCCGACTGCGGCCGCGAGAGCGCGCCAAAGGCCAGCGCCAGCGCCAAGACGAGCATCACGCCCTTGGCCGCGCGCCGCCCGGCGGCATCGAAGGTGGCCAGCTTGGCCACGAGGCTCGGATCGCCGAAGCGCTTTTCCGCGCGCACCCGCGCCAGCGACGCGAGCAGCAGCGACGCCGCAAAGGCCACCACGAACAGCGCGCACCCGATGGCGATGAGCAACCCGGGGAAATGCAGAAGGTCGTACGCGAATCTCACGGAAACCTCCGCACCAGCAGCAGACGCACCAGCGCTTCCAGCGCAATGAGCCCGACCGCGGGGAACAGAAGGAACGGGAACAGATCCTCCATCGTCGCGGAGAGCGCTTCGAAGCGCGTCTTCTCCAGGCGATCCAGGATGGTGTGCATGCTCTTCTCGAGCGCGACTTTGTCGTTGGCCACGAAGGCCTCGCCGCCGGTGTCTCCGGCGATCTTCTTGAGCAGCTCGGGATTCACGGGAAAGTGGGCCCGCACGTAGCGCGGCTGCCCGAAGAGATCCGTGCCCTCGAGCACGTCGACCTCGTCGCCGTTGCCAATCTGCACGGTGAAGACTTTGACGCCCTGGGTCTGCGCCAGGTGCGCGGCGTACTCCGGCGAGATGCTCCCCGCGTTG encodes:
- a CDS encoding TonB family protein; translation: MAALSVVAQPAFAQPKGVVPPRPVSRVDATYPREANKQHGEVVLGVTIDAEGHVQAVEVLDSAGKLLDDAAVRAAWQWTFEPAQRNGTPVAAKVRIPFHFAPPEDPPHDSVPSPPAPRLAPSNTVEEAPSPGARAIGTEAAAPSAPAPAPAGAPAAASETDPHTVTIIGHTRPPTRGASDFNIRVGQLANVPRKNAAEMLKLAPGILLTNDGGEGHAEQVFLRGFDAREGQDVEFTVGGVPINDVGHPHGNGYADTHFILPEVVESLRVVEGPFDPRQGNFAVAGSADYELGLRERGFTAKYTHGSFNTQRMLLLWGPQGETTHTFGAGELFKTDGFGQNRDARRGSVMGQYEGHIGERGTYRITGQAFAIDYHSAGVLRQDDVDAGRKQFFDTYDFNQGGNSSRYSIAADLETRTGNAFFRQQAYVIARTQRIRENFTGFLLDTQTPLQNPHGQRGDLIDMNMTSTTLGLKGFGRSRQKVLGETQEAEFGYFARADRVSGTQHRIENATQVPYHVDSDLDSTMTDLGLYGDLNLRANKWITLRGGARADLFTYNVLNNCAVDSIAHPTRDNPPGDASCLSQQDFGRYREPVQRTTTASTAVMPRGSLLLGPFAGFTFSGSIGKGVRSIDPNYITQDARTPFADILAYEGGVQFAREISKVEIVARSIFFQTKVDRDLIFSETAGRNVLGGGTTRTGWVGALRATGSFFDESFNVTFVKSTFDDTHLLVPYVPDVVVRSDTALFAPMPFRIANKEVRGTLGIGVTNVGRRPLPYGQRSDTIFTVDASASLKWTAYEVALTSTNLFDSKYRLGEYNFASDFHSQASPTLVPMRHFSAGSPRAIFVTFGITFGGEG
- a CDS encoding tetratricopeptide repeat protein, translated to MRAHRAIFLALAGASFVVACSWDPTKPFEREAPAVREAISALDAGDASAAASTLQEYLSTGQCESGNIGTPTFLKQRPNGSFDLGLSLFHIGEAFGGRFGDEEADGGKPSPQRDAQIDCALRIVRAVAEDETAPIDLRARARYLEGNLLFLGGRYEGAVTAYNQALTLAPGQVDAGDPVGRDAAWNRAIALRRIEDKKDSGPPDGGGDSGDSKDPDGGNNPPDSGPPDSGPPDGGGDSGKDGGGDSGNPNQGNDGGGGDSGGPDASPNPPPQPPDAGAPPPPSNQDQDDRILDQLEKAPTVQQEAAKKIPRRARMRGGMEDK
- a CDS encoding VWA domain-containing protein, translating into MRFAYDLLHFPGLLIAIGCALFVVAFAASLLLASLARVRAEKRFGDPSLVAKLATFDAAGRRAAKGVMLVLALALAFGALSRPQSAGQRVLPATNLDVVVVLDYSKSMYARDILPSRIARAKAEVSELIRKLKGARFGAVAFAGEPMNFPLTSDGAAIAQFFRQLEPNDMPVGGTAIAKALEKARDTLASDPKSKDHVRVIVLITDGEDLEGDPLNVAREAAKEGTRIDVVQIGGRAPEVIPEVVDGKITGIRRDAAGKPLTTELSAEGESQLAGIAKETNGNIVRSDKGETGIDTIAAGLSRMMKEELSEKIQIVGEEQYAWPLALALLLLILEALIPEAPRQKVAVLKGAPALTNARKGANRARA